One genomic window of Polyangium aurulentum includes the following:
- a CDS encoding ATP-binding protein: MPALLGATGMSDAIVPWNNGPETASLQHIDVRVAAYLGDVIDYLDGTRDLKRARTFPKPRRTDWSDMADVAGLLDGRRAVEITAAGLHPLLLVGSPGSGKTTLSSRLPTVLPEMTRPEALEVTSIHSVAGYLEEGDQGLFVDRPFRIPHYQVGPRVLVGGGRFLRPGDVSLAHHGVLFLDPIELFHGRSLAALDRVLSAGQVVLSPPEGRCNERVTFPAGPLLVIGSYPCPCGFHGVEDRECKCSPQAIRAHRQRQRGPVIDRVDMKVRSTGHMSGVRGESSAHVRARVVKAREAQRSRFERGEASEQVNGRLSLADLERVAGPDDDGRRALKRTGLSPELQAKVLRVARTLADLDGSDAIRAHHVAEAIQLAPRPET; the protein is encoded by the coding sequence TTGCCTGCCCTGCTCGGCGCGACCGGCATGTCGGACGCCATCGTTCCATGGAACAATGGCCCCGAGACGGCGTCCCTCCAGCACATCGACGTGCGCGTCGCGGCATATCTCGGGGACGTCATCGACTATCTCGATGGCACGCGCGATCTGAAACGCGCTCGTACCTTCCCGAAGCCGCGTCGCACGGACTGGTCCGACATGGCGGACGTTGCCGGTTTGCTGGATGGCCGTCGTGCAGTGGAGATTACCGCGGCAGGGCTTCATCCGCTGCTGCTCGTGGGCTCGCCCGGATCGGGGAAGACGACGCTGAGCAGCCGCCTCCCCACGGTGCTGCCCGAAATGACCCGCCCGGAGGCGCTCGAGGTGACGTCGATCCATTCGGTGGCCGGGTATCTCGAGGAGGGCGATCAGGGCCTCTTCGTCGATCGGCCGTTCCGAATACCCCACTACCAGGTTGGCCCGAGGGTCCTGGTCGGCGGGGGCCGTTTTCTGCGACCCGGCGATGTGTCGCTCGCCCATCACGGGGTCCTCTTCTTGGACCCGATCGAATTGTTCCACGGGAGGTCGCTTGCCGCGCTCGATCGGGTGCTCAGCGCTGGGCAGGTGGTGCTCTCGCCGCCCGAGGGGCGCTGCAATGAGCGGGTGACGTTCCCCGCTGGTCCGCTCCTTGTCATTGGCAGCTATCCGTGCCCGTGCGGCTTCCACGGCGTCGAGGACCGGGAGTGCAAGTGCTCCCCTCAGGCGATCCGCGCGCACCGTCAGCGCCAGCGCGGGCCGGTGATTGACCGCGTGGACATGAAGGTGCGCTCGACCGGCCATATGTCGGGTGTACGCGGCGAGAGTTCGGCCCACGTGCGCGCCCGCGTCGTCAAGGCGAGGGAGGCGCAACGGAGTCGCTTCGAGCGGGGCGAGGCGTCCGAGCAAGTAAACGGCCGGCTCAGCCTCGCGGACCTCGAGCGCGTAGCCGGCCCGGATGACGACGGCCGGCGCGCGTTGAAGCGGACCGGACTCTCCCCCGAGCTCCAGGCGAAGGTGCTGCGCGTCGCCCGAACGCTCGCGGACCTCGATGGCAGCGATGCCATCCGTGCCCACCATGTAGCCGAGGCCATTCAATTGGCCCCGCGTCCGGAGACCTGA
- a CDS encoding IS110 family transposase — MDKPFRLWAGIDWGSEKHAVCVIDAQEKVVLQRSVEHTGEDIQKLAEQLLGLADGDPDALAVALELPRGAILETLIERQVAVFSINPKQLDRFRDRYTMAGAKDDRRDAFVLAASLRTDTPRFRRVQLGEPALVRLRELSRMHEELTKEVNALGNRLREQLHRYFPQVLGLGSVYSERWLWDLLEMAPTPAQAQSLRPSDVLAILTRHRIRRLDAGKVVDILGQTPLRVAPGVTEACAEHIQMLLPRLRLVASQREQCEQRLKTLLEELSRPLHTSDASDEGTTEPRDARILLSLPGVGVLVGATMLAEATQMLQERDRSSLRAQCGIAPVTRQSGKSMRVLMRRACNPRLRQAVYHWARVSIRYEPRSREHYAALRAKGQSLGRALRGVADRLLTMLLSMLATRTLYDARRRAPPPRMQLA, encoded by the coding sequence GTGGACAAGCCATTCCGCCTCTGGGCGGGTATCGATTGGGGAAGCGAAAAGCACGCCGTCTGCGTGATCGATGCGCAGGAGAAGGTCGTCCTGCAGCGCTCGGTCGAGCACACGGGCGAGGACATCCAGAAGCTTGCCGAGCAGCTCCTCGGGCTCGCCGATGGAGACCCCGACGCGCTCGCGGTGGCGCTCGAGCTGCCCCGCGGAGCCATCCTGGAGACCTTGATCGAGCGGCAGGTGGCGGTGTTCTCGATCAATCCCAAGCAGCTCGACCGCTTTCGGGATCGCTACACCATGGCCGGCGCCAAGGACGACCGGCGTGATGCGTTTGTCCTGGCCGCCTCACTACGGACCGACACGCCCAGGTTTCGTCGCGTGCAGCTCGGCGAGCCCGCGCTGGTGCGGCTGCGCGAGCTGTCGCGCATGCACGAGGAGCTGACCAAGGAGGTCAATGCCCTCGGCAATCGCCTGCGCGAGCAGCTCCATCGCTACTTCCCGCAGGTCCTGGGGCTGGGCTCGGTGTACTCCGAGCGTTGGTTGTGGGACTTGCTGGAGATGGCACCGACGCCCGCGCAGGCGCAGTCGCTGCGGCCCTCGGACGTGCTTGCCATCCTGACCCGGCATCGCATTCGCCGCCTCGACGCTGGCAAGGTCGTCGACATCCTCGGGCAGACGCCGCTGCGCGTGGCGCCGGGGGTCACCGAAGCCTGTGCCGAGCACATCCAGATGCTCTTGCCGCGGCTGCGCTTGGTCGCAAGCCAGCGCGAGCAATGTGAGCAGCGGCTGAAAACGCTGCTGGAGGAGCTATCCCGTCCGCTCCATACGAGCGATGCCAGCGACGAGGGAACGACCGAGCCTCGTGACGCCCGCATCCTGCTCTCGCTGCCCGGCGTGGGGGTGCTGGTGGGCGCCACGATGCTCGCCGAAGCTACGCAGATGCTGCAAGAGCGCGACCGTAGCAGCCTTCGCGCGCAATGTGGCATCGCCCCCGTCACCCGCCAGAGCGGCAAAAGCATGCGCGTCTTGATGCGCCGCGCCTGCAACCCGAGGCTACGCCAGGCCGTCTACCATTGGGCGCGCGTGAGCATCCGTTACGAGCCGCGCAGCCGTGAGCATTACGCGGCCCTGCGCGCCAAAGGCCAGAGCCTGGGCCGCGCGCTTCGCGGCGTAGCCGACCGGCTGCTCACCATGCTGCTGTCGATGCTCGCGACGCGCACGCTCTACGATGCGCGCCGCCGCGCGCCCCCGCCGCGCATGCAACTGGCCTGA
- a CDS encoding substrate-binding domain-containing protein, whose protein sequence is MHALSRRSLWLPWVVFLLALVGLSCGKQPAGGRALRLATTTSLKDAGLLDELLPAFETKTGYRVEVSALGSGKALRALRDGAADVAITHAPTEEQAALAAGEIGRRTPFMHNEFVIVGPADQITVVAGAGNVREALSRIASSGRKFVSRGDDSGTHQRELALWKAAGLVASSSFIVQANAGMGETLERASDEGAFTLCDRSTFLAKQKDVKLAIVFQGDESLRNTYGVIEPKAGAQVNAEGARALADFLLSPEGRAIIGAFGVKARGEPLFTPEPR, encoded by the coding sequence ATGCACGCGCTCTCACGCCGATCCCTCTGGTTGCCCTGGGTGGTCTTCTTGCTCGCGCTCGTGGGCCTCTCCTGCGGGAAACAGCCCGCAGGTGGGCGCGCGCTGCGGCTGGCGACCACGACGAGCCTCAAGGATGCAGGGCTGCTCGACGAGCTTTTGCCCGCGTTCGAGACCAAGACGGGCTACCGCGTCGAGGTGAGCGCGCTCGGATCCGGCAAGGCGCTCCGCGCGTTACGCGACGGTGCAGCAGATGTCGCCATCACGCACGCACCCACCGAGGAACAAGCCGCGCTCGCCGCTGGCGAGATCGGGCGTCGGACTCCGTTCATGCACAATGAGTTCGTGATCGTCGGCCCCGCCGATCAGATCACCGTCGTGGCAGGTGCCGGCAACGTGCGCGAGGCGCTGAGCCGGATCGCATCCTCTGGCCGCAAGTTCGTGTCCCGCGGGGACGACTCCGGCACACACCAGCGCGAGCTCGCGCTCTGGAAGGCGGCGGGGCTCGTGGCGTCCAGCTCGTTCATCGTGCAGGCGAACGCAGGCATGGGTGAGACACTCGAGCGCGCGTCAGATGAGGGCGCTTTCACGCTCTGCGATCGGTCAACCTTCCTGGCGAAGCAGAAGGACGTGAAGCTCGCGATCGTGTTTCAGGGGGATGAGTCCCTCAGGAACACCTACGGCGTAATCGAGCCGAAGGCGGGTGCGCAGGTAAACGCGGAAGGGGCGCGCGCTCTCGCCGACTTTCTACTCTCGCCTGAAGGGCGTGCGATCATCGGCGCCTTCGGCGTAAAGGCCAGGGGCGAGCCGCTCTTCACGCCGGAGCCGCGGTGA
- a CDS encoding RNA polymerase sigma factor, giving the protein MRHPPDPPDVVSSIIELLPDVIEWMRRRGHQYADCNDLATKVVQEATNIADRYDPEKGAVKTWVYGIAIVVSRNHWEKLERYQGTFLPDLGDIEREPAPGASPEDQTAGHEVLRFALGLLRARMNAKFYEVFLAHIDGLNEGEIAQAFGISKHTVKSRLSRARAQAREILQGHEHELRTVLPLFFGSSELRFEGGATSTHPGPAAPHSCPAASPPRLVRLAKKRRRLTYMLLGVPALGLPVVAYELGRMESSVLLSAVSSPPKIEVIVGSGAAAASLVEPEPEQEPERPPPPCRRDEPVYASRPRALLFEIERALAGQQEDAARSAFGRYLASYPADPLHVKPRYDWLLAR; this is encoded by the coding sequence ATGAGACACCCTCCCGACCCACCGGATGTCGTAAGCTCGATCATCGAGCTCCTGCCCGACGTCATCGAGTGGATGCGCAGGCGCGGCCACCAATACGCGGATTGCAACGATCTGGCCACGAAGGTGGTCCAGGAAGCCACCAACATTGCCGACCGCTACGACCCCGAGAAGGGGGCGGTCAAGACATGGGTCTATGGCATCGCGATCGTCGTCTCCCGCAACCACTGGGAGAAGCTAGAGCGATACCAGGGGACGTTTCTGCCCGATCTCGGCGATATTGAGCGCGAACCTGCCCCGGGGGCGTCGCCCGAAGACCAGACGGCAGGGCACGAGGTACTCCGGTTTGCCCTCGGGCTCCTGCGCGCTCGCATGAACGCGAAGTTTTACGAAGTCTTCTTGGCTCATATCGACGGCCTGAACGAGGGGGAGATCGCGCAGGCATTCGGGATTTCGAAGCACACGGTAAAGTCGCGCCTGTCTCGAGCGCGAGCACAAGCTCGCGAGATCCTGCAAGGGCACGAGCACGAGCTGCGCACCGTCCTGCCTCTGTTCTTCGGCTCGAGCGAGCTGCGTTTCGAGGGCGGCGCCACGAGCACGCACCCTGGCCCTGCTGCCCCGCATTCGTGCCCTGCTGCGTCGCCGCCTCGTCTTGTACGTCTTGCAAAGAAGCGCCGCCGCCTCACGTACATGCTGCTCGGGGTGCCCGCCCTGGGCTTGCCGGTGGTGGCCTATGAGCTCGGCCGCATGGAGTCGTCCGTGCTGCTCTCCGCGGTCTCGTCGCCACCGAAGATCGAGGTCATCGTGGGCTCGGGCGCCGCTGCCGCGTCCCTCGTCGAGCCGGAGCCAGAGCAGGAGCCGGAACGCCCCCCGCCGCCGTGCCGGCGGGACGAGCCGGTTTATGCGAGCAGACCCCGCGCGCTCCTCTTCGAGATCGAGAGGGCGCTCGCCGGTCAACAGGAGGACGCTGCGCGTTCTGCCTTCGGGCGCTACCTCGCGAGCTACCCCGCCGACCCTCTGCACGTCAAACCGCGATACGACTGGCTCCTGGCGCGGTAG
- a CDS encoding MFS transporter, which yields MTTAAPGEPAGHVRLGLRENLGQFSLLVVVNAFVGAMVGMERSILPAIAEQEFHLAARAAALSFIVVFGVTKAFTNYLAGRLSDRFGRKHVLIGGWLVAAPVPFVLMWAPSWAWVLLANVLLGVSQGLTWSTTVIMKIDLAGAKNRGLAMGLNEFAGYFAVAGAALATGWIAARYGLRPEPFYLGVGFVAVGFGLSALVVRETKHHVAHESRVHGELPPGGVPTQRAIFWRTTLLDRNLSSVTQAGLVNNLNDGMAWGLFPLFFAAARMSLEQIGVLAAIYPATWGLAQLLTGAVSDRIGRKWLIASGMWVQAVGIGAVIVAAGFAGFAGGAALLGVGTAMVYPTLLAAIGDVAHPSWRASSVGVYRLWRDLGYAIGAVIAGLTADALGLQAAMGLVAALTFASGLLVAVRMKETLAASSVT from the coding sequence GTGACGACCGCTGCGCCCGGAGAGCCCGCCGGCCACGTACGCCTCGGCCTGCGCGAAAACCTGGGGCAGTTCTCCCTCCTCGTTGTCGTCAACGCGTTCGTCGGAGCAATGGTCGGCATGGAGAGGAGCATCCTGCCGGCCATCGCCGAGCAGGAGTTCCACCTCGCCGCGCGGGCGGCGGCGCTCTCGTTCATCGTCGTCTTCGGCGTGACGAAGGCGTTCACGAACTATCTTGCCGGAAGACTCTCCGATCGCTTCGGCCGCAAGCACGTGCTCATCGGCGGCTGGCTCGTCGCGGCGCCGGTGCCGTTTGTCCTCATGTGGGCGCCGAGCTGGGCCTGGGTGCTCCTCGCGAACGTGCTGCTCGGCGTGAGCCAGGGCCTGACCTGGTCGACGACGGTCATCATGAAAATCGACCTCGCCGGGGCGAAGAACCGCGGCCTCGCGATGGGCCTGAACGAGTTCGCCGGATACTTCGCCGTTGCCGGGGCCGCGCTAGCAACGGGCTGGATCGCGGCGCGTTACGGGCTACGGCCCGAGCCGTTCTACCTCGGTGTCGGGTTCGTCGCGGTCGGCTTCGGGCTCTCGGCGCTCGTCGTGCGCGAGACGAAGCACCACGTCGCACATGAGTCGCGCGTGCACGGCGAGCTGCCTCCCGGGGGCGTGCCCACCCAGCGCGCGATCTTCTGGCGCACGACCCTGCTCGATCGGAACCTCTCGAGCGTCACCCAGGCCGGGCTCGTGAACAACCTCAACGACGGCATGGCCTGGGGCCTTTTCCCGCTGTTCTTCGCGGCCGCTCGCATGAGCCTCGAGCAGATCGGCGTGCTCGCGGCGATTTACCCGGCGACGTGGGGGCTCGCGCAGCTCCTCACGGGCGCGGTCTCGGACCGCATTGGGCGCAAGTGGCTCATCGCGAGCGGTATGTGGGTGCAGGCCGTGGGAATCGGCGCCGTGATCGTCGCAGCGGGCTTTGCCGGGTTTGCCGGGGGCGCCGCGCTGCTCGGCGTGGGCACTGCGATGGTGTACCCGACCCTGCTCGCGGCGATCGGCGACGTGGCGCATCCTTCGTGGCGCGCGTCTTCGGTCGGGGTCTACCGTTTGTGGCGCGACCTTGGATACGCCATCGGCGCCGTCATTGCCGGCCTCACGGCGGATGCTCTCGGCCTCCAGGCGGCCATGGGGCTCGTGGCAGCTTTGACGTTCGCCTCCGGCCTGCTGGTAGCGGTCCGGATGAAGGAGACGCTCGCCGCGTCGAGCGTAACGTGA
- a CDS encoding MBL fold metallo-hydrolase, translating into MFKPYYSFDTGCAGYLFGCGGLGKCAVADVQERDIDACIEFATSKGMRITHVFDTHVHADHRSGGPELARRVGAAYCLHESAEVALPFEPLRDGQELELGNTRVKVLHTPGHTPESMCLLVSDLRRGPEPWFVVTGDTLFVGAVGRPDLPGRALENAGQLFDSIHAKLLPLPDDVEVYPAHFAGSACGAGMSGKPSSTIAFEKRWNAMLTMTREAFIEALANVPPKPAEMQEILRYNQGHREETRR; encoded by the coding sequence ATCTTCAAGCCTTATTATTCGTTCGACACCGGCTGCGCCGGTTACCTCTTCGGGTGCGGAGGGCTCGGCAAGTGCGCGGTCGCCGACGTCCAGGAGCGCGACATCGACGCCTGCATCGAGTTCGCGACCTCGAAGGGGATGCGCATCACGCACGTCTTCGATACGCACGTCCACGCCGATCACCGCTCCGGCGGCCCTGAGCTCGCCCGCAGAGTCGGCGCGGCATATTGCCTGCACGAATCCGCAGAAGTCGCGCTGCCTTTCGAGCCCCTCCGCGATGGGCAGGAGCTCGAGCTCGGCAACACGCGCGTGAAGGTGCTCCACACGCCGGGGCACACGCCCGAGAGCATGTGCCTGCTCGTTTCCGATCTGCGCCGCGGCCCCGAGCCGTGGTTCGTCGTGACAGGCGACACGCTCTTCGTGGGTGCGGTCGGGCGGCCTGATCTACCAGGGCGCGCGCTGGAGAACGCGGGCCAGCTCTTCGACAGCATCCACGCGAAGCTGCTTCCCCTTCCGGACGACGTCGAGGTGTATCCGGCGCACTTCGCGGGCTCCGCCTGCGGCGCGGGCATGAGCGGCAAGCCCTCGAGCACCATCGCGTTCGAGAAGCGCTGGAATGCCATGCTCACGATGACGCGCGAGGCGTTCATCGAGGCCCTCGCGAACGTCCCACCCAAGCCGGCCGAGATGCAGGAGATCCTGCGCTACAACCAGGGACATCGCGAGGAGACCCGCAGGTGA
- a CDS encoding ArsR/SmtB family transcription factor has protein sequence MVTSHRQFKDAVYEQLARVGKAVAAPKRLELLDLLCQAPRTVETLAELSGLSVANASQHLKVLREARLVTAEKKGLYVEYRPADAQVGPFFLSLRTLAEARLAELEQVKRQYLEQRGDMEPVRDDELLRRVRAGEVTVVDVRPTEEYCAGHIPGAISIPISELKKRLAKLPKDREIVAYCRGPYCVWAVEAVELLRKKGYRAHRMELGVVDWRARGYRVETQREARA, from the coding sequence ATGGTCACCTCTCACCGCCAGTTCAAAGACGCCGTCTACGAGCAGCTCGCCCGCGTCGGGAAGGCCGTGGCAGCCCCCAAGCGCCTCGAGCTGCTCGACCTGCTCTGCCAGGCGCCGCGCACGGTCGAAACGCTTGCCGAGCTCTCGGGCCTCAGCGTCGCCAACGCCTCCCAGCACCTCAAGGTGCTCCGGGAAGCCCGCCTCGTCACGGCCGAGAAGAAGGGGCTCTACGTCGAGTACCGCCCTGCCGACGCGCAGGTGGGCCCGTTCTTCCTGTCGCTGCGCACCCTCGCCGAGGCGCGCCTTGCCGAACTCGAGCAGGTGAAGCGGCAGTACCTCGAGCAGCGCGGCGACATGGAGCCGGTCCGTGACGATGAGCTCCTGCGCCGCGTGCGCGCCGGGGAGGTGACGGTTGTCGACGTGCGGCCGACCGAGGAATACTGCGCGGGCCACATCCCCGGGGCGATCTCGATTCCCATCTCCGAGCTCAAAAAGCGCCTCGCGAAGCTACCGAAGGACCGAGAGATCGTCGCGTACTGCCGCGGCCCCTACTGCGTCTGGGCCGTCGAGGCCGTCGAGCTCCTGCGCAAGAAGGGCTATCGAGCGCACCGCATGGAGCTCGGCGTCGTCGACTGGCGCGCCCGCGGCTACCGCGTCGAGACCCAGAGGGAGGCACGAGCGTGA
- a CDS encoding sigma-70 family RNA polymerase sigma factor, whose translation MKCRDDAVGALFRAQAEAVASVLCHLGVDSAEVEDLTQNVFVVAHRRRAKLPKDAEGARRWLLEAARKHAANWRCLFRHQYEVLGYELVLQAVGEPEDPEAHLALRDVVFRALDQLDEPEREILVLYHLVGESLEKLGALFALTRSGAYARLQTAEERMRGSVRKRARGRRG comes from the coding sequence GTGAAGTGCCGCGACGACGCCGTGGGAGCGCTCTTCCGCGCACAGGCAGAGGCGGTCGCGTCGGTACTCTGCCACCTTGGCGTCGATTCTGCCGAGGTCGAAGATCTAACTCAAAATGTCTTCGTGGTTGCCCACCGTAGGCGCGCCAAGCTGCCGAAAGACGCGGAAGGTGCGAGACGCTGGCTACTCGAAGCGGCGCGGAAGCATGCCGCAAACTGGCGCTGTCTATTTCGCCATCAATACGAGGTGCTCGGTTACGAACTCGTGCTCCAGGCTGTGGGCGAGCCCGAGGATCCGGAGGCGCACCTCGCGCTTCGCGATGTCGTCTTTCGGGCGCTCGACCAGCTCGACGAGCCCGAGCGTGAGATCCTAGTGCTCTATCACCTCGTCGGAGAGTCGCTCGAGAAGCTCGGCGCGCTGTTCGCCCTGACGAGATCCGGCGCATACGCGCGACTCCAGACGGCCGAGGAGCGCATGCGCGGGAGCGTGCGCAAGCGTGCGCGGGGCCGCCGTGGCTAG